The genomic stretch GACCGGGGTGCCCTAAGAGCTCTTTTACTGGATTCGCTACAACCCGATACACTTGTCTGGGATAGTCACATTACCTCGCTTAAATCAGTGGGTAAGCGCTGGAAACTAATGTTTCAAAACGGAGCTACAGCTATCGCCGACATTGTTATTGGGGCTGATGGGGCCAATTCTAAAATTAGGCCTTTTGTCACACCCATCAAGCCGTTTTACTCGGGAGTTACTATTGTTGAAGGCAATGTGTATGATTCAGCAACGAATACGCCCCGGATTCACGCCTTGTTGAAAGGGGGAAAGATCATGGCCCTCGGCGATTCGAAAACAATAACCATCAGTGCTAAAGGCGACGGGAGTTTAGACTTTTATGCCGGTTGGAAAGCAGCGGCTAACTGGGCAAAAGACACCGGTGTTGATTTTAAGGATCGTCAACAAGTGCTTACTTTGTTTGAGGGTGCTTACGAAGGCTGGGACAGAATCTGGGTTGAATTGTTTGAAGGAGCTAGTTTACCACTCATAGTGCGCCCGCAATACTGCATGCCACTGGACCAATCCTGGGAAGCACAGTCTAACTTAACGTTACTTGGCGATGCGGCACACCTCATGCCACCCTACGCGGGTGAAGGTGTCAATATGGCTATGCTGGATGCTTTGGAGCTGAGTGAATGCTTAACCAGTGATCAGTTCGCGGATACCCAATCGGCCATTGCTCACTACGAAAAGCAACTGTTTAACCGATTTGCTAGAGTAGGCAGAGAAACTTTAGACAACACAGACTGGATGCACTCGCCTGAAGGCTTAGAGAAATTAGTAAAACTATTCAACCCCGCTGCATAAGCGATTCCTAAAATTCTTCCACGACCTCTAATCAAGCGTTCTGGCTGAAGAACAACTGCTGGACACGTTCCTTGTCTTATCTGAGAAGATGATTGCAACTAGAGATCGGCCGCCTGAAAGCAGCTTTTTGGCAAGATAGTACCTACTTTTTCTTGTCAGCCATTGAAGGTTATTCTGATTCGTAAAAACCTGATAAACAATATAATTTCACTTTGTTCTGTATGTAATTTCTGATCGTTTAATAGGTTTGGTTTACAATCTAAAAATAGATCTAAAAATACAACTGAAAGTAGATGATTTTAACGGTTATATTACCATTGCGAAGAAGGGATAAGACGGATATACAGCTGTACTAATTGACAAGATTTAACCTTTGATATAAAGTAACGAGTGAGTACGAACGTTACTCCAGCCATACAGGATCAACCGATGGCTGGAGTAACGTTAATTGTAATTACTTTTTAGACACGCGGTAAAGCCGCCCCTGATCTGTAATTGCATATAAGGCACCGTCGCTTCCTTGCATTACGTCCCGAAAACGTTGTTGCTGATCGGCCAATAGTCGTTCTTCGCCCACAACCTTATTATTATCGATAACCAATCGAACAATGTGCATACCACTCAATGCGCCAACAAACAGGTTATTTTTCCATTCGGGTATAGCATCGCTGTTGTAGAAAGTCATACCACTGGGCGACACCACCGGGTCCCAGTAATATACGGGTTGCTCTAGCCCTTCTTTTTGTTGAATACCCTCACCAACCTTTTCGCCACTGTACTCGATACCGTAGGTGATCGTTGGCCAGCCATAGTTTTTACCTGGCTGAATTCGGTTGATTTCATCGCCACCCCGTGGACCAAATTCTCCTTCCCACAGGTCTCCCGTTGCTGCGTTGAGAGCCAGTCCCTGTACGTTGCGGTGGCCATAAGAGTATAATTCCGGGCGCGCATTTGCCTGACTGGAAAAGGGATTGCCAGAGGCAGGCTGACCGTCTTTTGTAATGCGAATAACTTTCCCGAGCCCCGAGTTAAGCGACTGCGCTTGTGGACGGGTGACTAAGTCAGAACGTTCACCAGTGCTGATGATCAGATTTCCATCCGGAGCAATCAGAATTCGTCCACCATAATGTAGCGTGCCTTTGTAAGCGGGTGTAGCACGGTAGATAACCGTTGCGTTCTCGATCTTCTTTTCGTCGGCGGATAGTTTACCTTTAGCTACAGCCGTCAGGTTACCATCTGAGCGAGGTTCGGAAAATACCCAGTAAACCATTCGATTGGTCGAGAAATCGGGATCGATCCGAACACCCAGTAATCCGCCCTGGCCAGATGAATTTACCGATGGCAAGCCCGTTATCGGAGCACTGACCTGACCGGCTGCCGTCACCAGGCGCATTGTTCCTTCCCGCTCGGTAACAAGCAGCCTACCATCTGGCAAACCGGTGATACCCCACGGACTTTGAAGCGCTTCGGTTAGTACCTTGTATTCGTAGGGAGTAGACGTTTTAACGCTGGCAATTCGGGTTTGGCCTGCAAATGCCGGCTTGTAATCTGAATTCGGCGCCTTTGTCTCGACCGAGGCAGACGAACCGCCGGTTGGCGCGGTTTTGTTATCGGCTGCATCCTGTCCGCAAGCTGTTAGCGAACTTATTGCTACGAGTAATAGCATATATCGGTTCATCGTTCGTTTATTTTGCATATTGAGCGTTTTAGTATTCATCAGGAAACAGGCCGCTATTGTTTAGGTGGTGAGCATTGTACTATGCTGGAATTCGCAATAGTCAGAGACTTGCACTAGATCTTAACATGACATGAGCTAGCTTGCTTCGAAGTACAAATTCTTAGGGAATAAATTTGTTTGTCGAGTAACCTACTATTTCGTTAGTCTAGTATGTATCCTTCAAGATCTATCAACCAAAAACCACTAGGTAGTTGTTCCACCAACTCTGTAGATTGATGTATCTGTATCAATATTTGTTGCTGATGAATAGCAGGCTATTGAGGTAACTCACAATGTAAGACGCCGACATGACGATGCTTATTAGGAGCAATGTTTACTGGTTATTGACGTTGTGGACTTGGTTTGATGTGTTTGTTCTCGACGCCTACTTGAGAATGGAAGAATACTATCGCTAGGAATCAGACGATCGCCTGTGGATCGGGGGGTTCGCCAGTTGCTGACGTGTAGTAAAAAATACGATCTGATGCTCCACAAATAGCCTCGTCCAATTAGCGTTATATCAAATATGCCATAGGTCAACGTAAAGGCCAACACTGTTATGACCAACGGCATCAATAATGCCAAGTGCCTGATCTATGGTTCATATTGTAGTTTCGGTCTTCATCAGGGTGGCGTTCAGAAGTTTTAGAGGAAAACGAACGCCGTGGTCGGTTACCCAAGCAGATAGTCTTTTCAACTCCTGAATAGTTTGTTTTATCAGGAGGCCAACGCTAACTTCTATTAATCACGAACGGGTGACTCTGGGTAAAGGGAGCTAGTTATCTAATTTTTTTCTGTAAGTGCTTAGCGCGCGTCGATACCTATTGACTCGGGTTGTATCCAACTTGCCCCGAAGGTTCGAACTAGTGGTTGTACCGCACTGATCAGTAACCTTGCGTCGGTCATTGCGTCGTTTGATCAGCGAGCTGGCTCTTGTTAAGCTTCTGTTCGCAGACCTCAATTGTTTCTATACCGAGTTGAGCGTATTGCCTAATGTCTTCCTCAATGGTCCAGGGTTGGATTGTAAATTGGCTTATACCAAACTGAAAAGGGTAAATAGAAGAATGGTTCGGGACCATTTTAAATGTTGCTTACTTGAGAAGAGATAGATAGTTTCCAAAGAATGCTGTCGACACAGTAGCAAGCTGAAGTATATTAGTAAGCTTATACTATAGGATGTAGTCAGAAATAGAACCCGGTGTAGAAGATAAAGATTACTCGCAATTGATTAAATGAGAGGTTGGTTGGCACTCGTCGATTTGACAACTACTGATAAGTAGGTGAGAGATGTTTGTAGGACTTATACTTGAAAAGTTCTTCCAAATTGGTTCTAGAATATATAGTATCAAGACTGCGGAAAACTAGGTTACTTGAGTTGATTCAATGATACTAAGAGTAACGGTACTATACGGTACGATAAACAAGAATAAGAGTTGTATTTGCTAGGAACAATTGACGAGGATTTTGTCGTAGTTCCATAGCTTATTTTGTCTACGAAAATCACTAAAAAAGTTTATTTAAATGAAAATAACGAGGATTTTGTCGTAATAGGGGAGCCTGTAATATGTCCTAATAGATTTTAGATTGTGAAAGTTTTGTTTGCTTAGTCCGAGATGCGCGTATGTGAATAC from Spirosoma oryzicola encodes the following:
- a CDS encoding FAD-dependent oxidoreductase; the encoded protein is MLVKDKQIAIIGGGPGGLTLATLLQKKGVAVTVYERDSDRTKRIQGGTLDLHTESGLAALGKAGLLDAFKASYRPGAEKVRVVNKQAEILDDEHTKSETTHFGDEHHRPEIDRGALRALLLDSLQPDTLVWDSHITSLKSVGKRWKLMFQNGATAIADIVIGADGANSKIRPFVTPIKPFYSGVTIVEGNVYDSATNTPRIHALLKGGKIMALGDSKTITISAKGDGSLDFYAGWKAAANWAKDTGVDFKDRQQVLTLFEGAYEGWDRIWVELFEGASLPLIVRPQYCMPLDQSWEAQSNLTLLGDAAHLMPPYAGEGVNMAMLDALELSECLTSDQFADTQSAIAHYEKQLFNRFARVGRETLDNTDWMHSPEGLEKLVKLFNPAA
- a CDS encoding PQQ-dependent sugar dehydrogenase translates to MQNKRTMNRYMLLLVAISSLTACGQDAADNKTAPTGGSSASVETKAPNSDYKPAFAGQTRIASVKTSTPYEYKVLTEALQSPWGITGLPDGRLLVTEREGTMRLVTAAGQVSAPITGLPSVNSSGQGGLLGVRIDPDFSTNRMVYWVFSEPRSDGNLTAVAKGKLSADEKKIENATVIYRATPAYKGTLHYGGRILIAPDGNLIISTGERSDLVTRPQAQSLNSGLGKVIRITKDGQPASGNPFSSQANARPELYSYGHRNVQGLALNAATGDLWEGEFGPRGGDEINRIQPGKNYGWPTITYGIEYSGEKVGEGIQQKEGLEQPVYYWDPVVSPSGMTFYNSDAIPEWKNNLFVGALSGMHIVRLVIDNNKVVGEERLLADQQQRFRDVMQGSDGALYAITDQGRLYRVSKK